In Anaerolineae bacterium, a single genomic region encodes these proteins:
- the hisF gene encoding imidazole glycerol phosphate synthase subunit HisF produces MLTKRIIPCLDVRNKKVTKGVKFQNNIDLGDPIEMAVAYSDGGCDELVFYDITASAERRPIDLEMVAEVARNIRIPFAVGGGISTLDDMYAVLHAGAEKVSVNSLAVKNPQLIAEGARAFGSQNIVLGMDPVKTDDPQFLSGYEITIRGFRERTGLDALAWAKTAEDLGVGEIVVNSVDADGTRDGFELHLTAMISENMNIPVVASGGGGTPQHLVDVFTKGQADAAIIASMIHTGEYTIAAIKQDLIKAGVPIRQKW; encoded by the coding sequence ATGCTGACCAAACGAATCATTCCCTGTTTAGACGTGCGCAACAAAAAAGTGACCAAAGGGGTCAAATTTCAAAACAATATTGATCTGGGCGATCCCATTGAAATGGCTGTGGCCTATAGCGACGGCGGCTGCGATGAATTGGTGTTTTACGATATCACCGCCTCAGCGGAGCGACGGCCCATTGATCTGGAGATGGTGGCCGAAGTGGCCCGCAACATTCGGATTCCCTTTGCCGTGGGTGGGGGCATTTCCACGCTGGATGATATGTACGCGGTGCTGCATGCCGGGGCCGAAAAAGTATCGGTCAATTCGCTGGCGGTGAAAAATCCGCAGCTCATTGCGGAAGGAGCGCGAGCATTTGGCAGCCAGAACATTGTGCTGGGTATGGACCCGGTCAAAACCGATGACCCTCAATTCCTCAGCGGCTACGAAATCACCATTCGCGGCTTCCGCGAGCGCACCGGCCTGGATGCGTTGGCATGGGCCAAAACAGCCGAGGATTTGGGCGTGGGGGAGATTGTGGTCAACTCCGTGGATGCCGACGGCACCCGCGACGGTTTTGAATTGCATTTGACGGCCATGATCTCGGAAAACATGAACATTCCCGTGGTCGCTTCCGGCGGCGGGGGCACGCCGCAGCATCTGGTTGATGTCTTTACAAAGGGTCAGGCCGACGCCGCTATCATTGCCAGCATGATTCACACCGGCGAATACACCATCGCCGCCATCAAACAAGATTTAATCAAGGCCGGCGTACCCATTCGCCAGAAGTGGTAA
- a CDS encoding biotin/lipoyl-binding protein gives MPSYTVSALTAIFQIVLWFSILFILLPQLMFRTASGGWTRHLFDHVVRMSFVSIVIVHLLVLLNIYDIFSLVAAFIIVWLVYLAAVLKVPLLARSRSMVKTTIMSSLDVLDGRVPLGDTVKNALARLWRTFVGALPRGVDIWWAVAFIIVLMVSGYIRLSPTVTDPAPAYGDSYLHLLWLKGLGFNRLYPDGLYPFGGYALLQVLRQFTALDPTLLIQLIPGLAGVLLVAAIYWSVVRLTGSRGAGLIGSALYGIFAFARWLPVPVPPQGDVLTVELALIFLLPSIVYLAEAIAGREAVAQPANKTAEPEQLVKPSLPYPAASWLFLMAVTCVFLIQPFVGILALFGSIIAGVIAAVLGRSLWAGLRLSGLALVAAVLGMLPLLIGFAAGKPIHLGPMRWDVIFYGALLREGRFFPEPPPAPDLALLSYLGILGALLLILAPGRWLGVNRVLATGWRVFGVFLLVLVVLFKPALFSLPELLAPHQVGRVLGLTLCAVLGLWLHQVVVLLALLAYRLRLMSRERLQPLVARVGVPPAVLPPSSSAWELTATVVVLAALLLPFPSILIPEPTLAVSALPKREYEAVADQVYRIKEEIPTYRWTIVTYPEALPQILGKGFFVENEDFLENYDPEAWRFDPRQPELALSTPHVFIVVEKHPFVVSGDTTEEAKERDAIQQRLQDWVDRYQQTHNDMDIYYEDGLIAIYHIYRTPAEEQRILTAIEQGLLPTTIPPPIPVAPAEEATPAPGAVALAPTTAITYSVLRGDVVNVLEFDGQLVPVTQQAAFFRTGGRVSQVYVAPGDSVKAGQLLAELEAVELERELAAAQANVELTRANQETAAAQTTSDIRQAQLELEIARLNLAAGQTKISDLSPTETAPKLEEAFLAWQRAQADYDAIQKRLGTPAGQEETLKNTWQTDWVWDVTERGIELEKNTEFYLKDQLFVKQAQRDLARHEYEVAAQERQVELVRLRAASVEAGAGSAGPENVVKQAEANVGRLESDLAAAQGLDTSAMQPQQLAAHHEQIDNLEQQLAYAQLELKQAQANLAGARCWSVQDVKQAQLDLEEAQITLEAIKAQDPSLKFAEMEAQTNLERTKQSLDRSQARYNQAVEGRTPPPELAAWHQANMDLIQAKAAHEEATANNEYEQQLRTQQVKQAEQQLNRLQAGCDTTSDLEQQQAQFAVQQLEERLAKTQLVAPGDGYVFSLKLTPGQWVDPYLPVVIVADLSELEAAVDQFTASQLALLAENMPAQIISPFAAVERKAIPGYIRSLPEPAGLVGAPVEDYEIRDPAKSIWVALNESATTAGYQPGDLVKVVVIVDQAQGVLWLPPIAVRDEAGQKYVTVWEGDAEKRVPVQIGVQTQDRVEIKSGLTEGQVVQGQ, from the coding sequence ATGCCCAGTTACACTGTTAGTGCGTTAACGGCTATTTTTCAAATTGTGTTGTGGTTTTCCATCCTATTCATCCTGTTGCCGCAGCTCATGTTTCGTACGGCGTCCGGGGGATGGACGCGCCACTTATTTGATCACGTGGTGCGGATGTCTTTTGTCTCCATCGTCATCGTCCATCTCCTGGTGTTGTTGAACATTTACGACATCTTTTCCCTGGTGGCGGCTTTTATCATTGTGTGGCTGGTTTACCTGGCCGCAGTGCTCAAGGTGCCGCTTTTGGCCAGGAGCCGCAGCATGGTAAAAACTACCATCATGTCCTCTCTTGACGTATTGGACGGGCGTGTCCCCCTGGGCGACACCGTCAAAAATGCCCTGGCCCGGCTCTGGCGCACTTTTGTGGGCGCCTTACCCCGCGGGGTAGACATCTGGTGGGCCGTAGCTTTCATCATTGTGCTGATGGTGAGCGGTTACATTCGCCTGTCCCCGACCGTTACAGACCCGGCTCCTGCTTACGGCGATTCCTACCTTCATTTGTTGTGGTTGAAAGGGCTTGGGTTTAACCGTTTGTATCCTGATGGCCTGTATCCTTTTGGCGGTTACGCCCTGCTGCAAGTATTGCGCCAATTTACCGCGCTCGATCCAACCCTGCTCATCCAATTGATCCCTGGCCTGGCGGGAGTTTTGTTGGTAGCCGCCATTTATTGGAGCGTGGTGCGGCTCACCGGCTCGCGCGGGGCCGGCCTTATTGGTTCTGCTCTGTACGGCATTTTTGCCTTTGCTCGCTGGCTGCCCGTTCCCGTTCCGCCTCAAGGCGACGTGCTGACGGTAGAACTGGCCCTCATCTTCCTCTTACCCTCCATCGTCTACCTGGCCGAAGCCATCGCCGGTAGAGAGGCTGTGGCCCAGCCGGCCAACAAAACGGCGGAACCGGAGCAATTAGTAAAACCTTCCCTTCCGTATCCTGCGGCAAGCTGGCTATTTTTAATGGCTGTCACCTGTGTCTTTTTGATACAACCCTTTGTGGGCATCCTGGCCCTATTCGGTTCAATTATAGCCGGGGTGATTGCTGCTGTTTTGGGGCGGAGCTTGTGGGCCGGGTTGCGCTTATCTGGCCTGGCTCTTGTGGCCGCCGTTTTGGGCATGTTGCCCCTGCTCATTGGCTTTGCAGCGGGTAAGCCCATCCATCTTGGCCCTATGCGCTGGGACGTTATCTTTTACGGCGCGCTGCTGCGCGAAGGGCGCTTTTTCCCGGAGCCGCCGCCGGCGCCGGACCTGGCGCTGCTTTCTTACCTGGGCATTTTGGGCGCGTTGCTGCTGATTTTGGCGCCGGGCCGTTGGCTGGGCGTCAACCGGGTGCTGGCTACAGGCTGGCGCGTATTTGGCGTTTTTCTGCTGGTTCTGGTGGTTTTGTTCAAGCCCGCCCTCTTCAGTCTCCCGGAACTGCTGGCGCCGCACCAGGTAGGCCGCGTTTTGGGCTTAACCTTGTGCGCCGTGCTCGGCCTCTGGCTGCACCAGGTGGTGGTACTGCTGGCCCTGTTGGCTTACCGGCTGCGCTTGATGTCGCGCGAGCGATTGCAGCCCTTGGTGGCCAGAGTGGGCGTTCCCCCGGCTGTTCTGCCGCCAAGCAGCAGCGCCTGGGAATTGACCGCCACCGTGGTGGTGTTAGCCGCCTTGCTGCTGCCCTTCCCCTCTATTCTGATCCCTGAGCCTACCCTGGCCGTTTCGGCCCTGCCCAAGCGAGAATATGAGGCGGTTGCCGATCAGGTTTATCGCATCAAAGAGGAAATCCCTACCTACCGCTGGACCATTGTGACCTATCCTGAAGCCCTGCCGCAAATTTTGGGAAAAGGGTTTTTTGTTGAAAATGAAGATTTTTTAGAAAATTACGATCCCGAAGCCTGGCGGTTTGACCCCCGCCAGCCGGAGTTGGCCCTTTCAACCCCGCATGTTTTCATTGTGGTTGAAAAACATCCGTTTGTGGTGTCCGGCGATACCACCGAGGAGGCTAAAGAGCGCGATGCTATCCAGCAGCGGCTGCAAGATTGGGTTGACCGTTACCAACAAACCCATAACGATATGGATATATACTATGAAGATGGTTTGATTGCCATTTATCACATCTATCGCACCCCCGCCGAAGAACAGCGCATCCTTACGGCCATTGAACAGGGCCTGCTGCCAACCACCATCCCGCCGCCCATTCCGGTGGCTCCGGCGGAAGAAGCCACTCCGGCGCCGGGAGCGGTTGCCCTGGCCCCCACTACGGCCATCACCTATTCCGTGTTACGCGGGGACGTGGTTAATGTGCTTGAATTTGATGGACAACTGGTGCCGGTGACCCAACAGGCGGCCTTTTTCCGCACCGGTGGGCGCGTGAGTCAGGTTTACGTGGCCCCGGGCGATTCGGTCAAAGCCGGCCAACTTTTGGCCGAGTTGGAAGCCGTTGAATTGGAGCGTGAACTGGCGGCGGCCCAGGCTAATGTAGAATTGACCAGGGCCAATCAAGAGACAGCCGCGGCCCAAACCACCAGTGATATTAGACAGGCCCAACTGGAGCTGGAAATTGCCCGGCTCAACCTGGCTGCCGGTCAAACAAAAATCTCAGACCTATCCCCCACCGAGACGGCGCCCAAATTGGAAGAAGCATTCCTGGCCTGGCAACGGGCACAGGCAGATTACGACGCCATCCAAAAACGTTTGGGCACTCCGGCCGGACAGGAAGAAACGCTCAAAAATACCTGGCAAACCGACTGGGTTTGGGATGTTACCGAACGGGGGATTGAGCTGGAGAAGAACACCGAATTTTATCTAAAAGACCAGTTATTTGTTAAACAGGCCCAGCGCGACCTGGCTCGCCACGAGTATGAGGTGGCGGCCCAGGAACGTCAGGTGGAACTGGTTCGGCTCCGGGCGGCTAGTGTTGAGGCCGGGGCCGGCAGCGCCGGCCCGGAAAATGTGGTCAAACAGGCCGAAGCGAATGTCGGACGTTTGGAATCAGACCTGGCTGCCGCCCAGGGCCTTGATACCAGCGCCATGCAGCCCCAGCAATTGGCCGCCCACCACGAGCAGATTGACAACCTGGAGCAGCAGTTGGCTTATGCTCAACTCGAACTCAAACAAGCCCAGGCGAATCTGGCCGGGGCCAGGTGCTGGTCGGTGCAAGATGTTAAACAGGCTCAATTAGACCTGGAAGAAGCTCAGATTACCCTGGAAGCGATCAAGGCTCAGGACCCTTCACTTAAGTTTGCTGAAATGGAAGCGCAGACCAACCTGGAACGGACCAAACAATCGCTGGACCGTTCCCAGGCCAGGTACAACCAGGCGGTTGAGGGACGCACGCCGCCGCCAGAACTGGCTGCGTGGCACCAAGCCAACATGGATTTGATCCAGGCCAAGGCCGCGCATGAGGAGGCCACTGCCAATAATGAATACGAACAGCAACTCCGCACGCAACAGGTGAAACAGGCCGAACAGCAATTGAATCGTCTCCAGGCTGGTTGTGATACCACCTCGGACCTGGAACAACAGCAAGCGCAGTTTGCGGTGCAGCAATTGGAAGAAAGATTGGCCAAAACACAACTGGTTGCGCCCGGCGATGGGTATGTGTTTTCCCTCAAACTTACTCCCGGCCAGTGGGTTGACCCCTATTTGCCGGTGGTCATTGTGGCCGACCTGAGCGAGTTGGAAGCCGCCGTTGACCAGTTTACGGCGTCGCAATTGGCGCTGCTGGCCGAAAACATGCCTGCCCAGATCATTTCCCCCTTTGCGGCGGTGGAGCGCAAAGCAATCCCCGGTTATATCCGCAGCTTGCCGGAGCCGGCCGGACTGGTTGGCGCTCCGGTTGAGGATTACGAAATCAGAGACCCGGCCAAATCCATCTGGGTAGCTCTAAACGAATCGGCCACGACCGCCGGTTATCAACCCGGCGATCTGGTAAAAGTGGTAGTGATAGTGGATCAGGCCCAGGGCGTACTCTGGTTGCCGCCAATAGCCGTCCGCGACGAGGCCGGCCAAAAGTACGTGACCGTGTGGGAGGGTGACGCCGAAAAACGGGTGCCTGTTCAAATTGGCGTGCAAACCCAAGACCGGGTTGAAATTAAATCCGGCCTGACCGAAGGACAGGTGGTGCAGGGACAGTAA
- a CDS encoding alpha-N-arabinofuranosidase, which translates to MKTTIHLHPNFQIGPVDPRIFGGFLEHMGRAVYQGVYDPDCAHADEHGFRTDVLAALERLQYTVMRYPGGNFVSGYHWADGIGPREQRPTIRDLAWQSIEPNQVGTDEYITLCRKMNWTPMLTVNLGTGTPEEARNWVEYCNSPVGTKYANRRAANGNEQPHGVKLWCLGNEMDGPWQLGHVPADQYAIRAQQAAKMMKDTDPSIELVACGSCSPDLATYMEWDRQVLEYLGQWADYVSLHRYVGNQDNDTLDYLAVTNSIDQQIAEMDAVCRYVQGKNRSKTRAYLCFDEWNVWYRARTQEHVDGQGKFAPHLIEEVYNLEDALVVAGFLNSFIRHADILKIANLAQIVNVIAPILTRGDELLIQSIFYPLEMYAKRRTGISLQPVVQGPTYESRNNGQATYIDTSAILNNEYLNVFLTNRSLAEEATVQINLADGEIASLLNAELLTGPAAGAANSFEQPHLIQAQPFTEAHVAAGQATVPLPPLSIVAMTFRLG; encoded by the coding sequence ATGAAAACAACCATCCATCTACACCCTAACTTTCAAATTGGCCCGGTTGACCCGCGTATTTTTGGCGGTTTTTTGGAGCACATGGGCCGGGCCGTTTATCAGGGCGTGTATGATCCAGATTGCGCCCACGCCGATGAACACGGTTTTCGTACCGATGTACTGGCCGCCCTGGAACGTTTGCAATACACGGTGATGCGCTATCCCGGCGGCAATTTTGTGTCCGGCTACCACTGGGCCGACGGCATTGGCCCCCGCGAGCAGCGCCCCACCATCCGCGACCTGGCCTGGCAAAGTATTGAACCTAACCAGGTGGGTACCGACGAATACATCACCCTGTGCCGGAAAATGAACTGGACACCGATGCTCACGGTTAACCTGGGCACGGGCACGCCGGAAGAGGCCCGCAACTGGGTGGAGTATTGCAACTCACCCGTTGGCACTAAATACGCCAACCGGCGGGCAGCCAACGGCAATGAACAACCGCACGGAGTCAAATTATGGTGTCTGGGCAACGAGATGGACGGCCCCTGGCAGTTGGGCCACGTCCCCGCCGATCAGTACGCCATCCGCGCCCAACAAGCGGCCAAAATGATGAAAGACACCGATCCCTCTATTGAACTGGTGGCCTGTGGCTCGTGCAGCCCGGACCTGGCCACTTACATGGAATGGGATCGCCAGGTGTTAGAGTATCTGGGCCAGTGGGCCGATTACGTTAGCCTGCATCGTTACGTGGGCAACCAAGATAATGACACGCTTGACTACCTGGCCGTTACCAACAGCATTGACCAACAAATTGCAGAGATGGATGCGGTTTGCCGCTATGTTCAGGGTAAAAACCGAAGCAAAACACGGGCTTACCTGTGTTTTGACGAATGGAACGTGTGGTATCGCGCCCGCACCCAAGAGCATGTGGACGGCCAAGGCAAGTTCGCTCCCCACTTAATTGAAGAAGTTTACAATCTGGAAGACGCGCTGGTAGTGGCCGGATTTTTGAACAGCTTCATTCGCCACGCCGATATATTGAAGATCGCCAACCTGGCCCAGATTGTCAACGTGATTGCGCCCATCCTCACCAGGGGGGACGAGCTGCTCATCCAATCCATCTTTTATCCGCTGGAGATGTACGCCAAACGGCGAACCGGCATTTCGCTGCAACCGGTGGTGCAGGGGCCAACCTATGAAAGCCGGAACAACGGCCAGGCAACCTACATTGATACCAGCGCTATCCTGAACAATGAATACTTGAACGTTTTTCTCACCAATCGCAGTTTAGCAGAAGAAGCCACGGTTCAGATCAATCTGGCCGATGGAGAAATTGCTTCTTTGCTGAACGCCGAACTACTGACCGGTCCGGCAGCCGGCGCCGCCAACTCTTTTGAGCAACCTCATTTAATCCAGGCCCAACCCTTCACCGAGGCGCACGTTGCCGCCGGACAGGCTACTGTGCCCCTGCCGCCACTCTCAATTGTGGCGATGACGTTTCGGCTTGGTTAA
- the hisH gene encoding imidazole glycerol phosphate synthase subunit HisH, with protein MIAIIDYKAGNLTSVKLAFQALKVEAEITNNAGTILAAERVVFPGVGAAGAAMTYLNQTGLAKIIQTKIGQGSPFLGICFGMQLLFEFSEEDGGVPCLAVLAGQVKRFNPIHSKYKIPHMGWNSVTLKKSHPLLAGIENESEFYFVHSYYPHSADDTLVFGQTDYAEANFASIVGRGNVLATQFHPEKSGRIGLKLLENFSRWDGAC; from the coding sequence GTGATTGCCATTATTGATTACAAGGCCGGCAACTTGACCAGCGTAAAATTGGCCTTTCAGGCGCTCAAGGTTGAGGCCGAAATTACCAATAATGCCGGCACTATTTTGGCTGCCGAACGGGTAGTTTTTCCGGGGGTTGGAGCTGCTGGCGCGGCTATGACTTATCTCAACCAAACCGGCCTGGCTAAAATCATCCAAACCAAAATTGGGCAAGGCAGCCCTTTTTTGGGGATTTGTTTTGGCATGCAGCTCTTATTTGAATTTTCCGAAGAGGATGGCGGCGTGCCCTGCCTGGCTGTTTTGGCGGGGCAAGTCAAACGGTTTAACCCCATCCATTCTAAATACAAAATTCCTCACATGGGGTGGAACAGCGTAACCCTCAAAAAGAGTCATCCGCTGCTGGCTGGAATTGAGAATGAAAGCGAGTTTTACTTTGTCCACAGCTATTATCCCCACTCGGCGGATGATACGCTGGTTTTTGGCCAAACCGATTATGCCGAAGCCAACTTTGCTTCTATTGTGGGGCGGGGCAACGTGCTGGCGACGCAATTCCACCCGGAAAAATCGGGGCGGATTGGTTTGAAACTGCTGGAAAACTTCAGTCGGTGGGACGGAGCATGCTGA
- a CDS encoding glycosyltransferase family 4 protein, translating into MKILMLSKACIVGAYQKKLEEMAALDDVDLTVVVPPSWDDPRGGVRLEKVHTQGYEMIVSPMVFNGNYHFHFYPKLRQIVRRIRPDVFHIDEEPYNLATFQAMRLARSAHAKTVVFSWQNLLRRYPPPFSFMESYVLKHANALLVGNSEAGQVWQRKGYRGPIYLIPQFGVDPAIYYRHQRPLRRERRSIVEYRSARRPSQPALAIGYVGRLVEEKGLEVLFLAASKLVGPWTIQILGDGPERERLEKMGQWLGISGRVTFDQKMPTHHLPHYFSGLDILVLPSLSRANWKEQFGRVLIEAMACDVIPVGARSGAIPEVIGEAGLTFAEGDVEELRAQLQSLIDHVDLREELRSRGRQRVVENYTQAAVAQNTAKVYRDILGEAGPGIVTIPEEEMVIV; encoded by the coding sequence ATGAAAATTCTCATGCTCTCCAAAGCCTGCATCGTGGGCGCTTATCAAAAAAAACTGGAAGAGATGGCCGCCCTTGATGATGTAGATTTAACGGTGGTTGTGCCCCCTTCTTGGGACGACCCTCGCGGCGGCGTCCGGCTGGAGAAAGTGCACACCCAGGGCTATGAAATGATTGTCAGCCCTATGGTCTTCAACGGCAACTATCATTTCCACTTCTACCCCAAACTCAGGCAAATTGTCCGCCGCATCCGGCCCGATGTGTTCCATATTGACGAAGAACCCTACAACCTGGCCACGTTCCAGGCGATGCGGCTGGCTCGCTCTGCCCACGCCAAAACCGTGGTCTTTAGTTGGCAAAACCTGCTCCGCCGGTATCCGCCCCCTTTTAGCTTTATGGAAAGTTACGTGCTCAAACACGCCAATGCCCTCCTGGTGGGCAATAGCGAAGCCGGCCAGGTGTGGCAGCGTAAAGGTTACCGGGGGCCAATTTACCTCATCCCTCAATTTGGCGTTGATCCGGCCATCTACTATCGCCACCAACGTCCCTTGCGCCGCGAACGCAGAAGCATTGTTGAGTATCGTTCGGCGCGCCGCCCCAGCCAACCGGCGCTGGCTATAGGTTACGTGGGCCGGTTGGTAGAAGAAAAAGGCCTGGAAGTTCTCTTCCTGGCGGCCAGCAAACTGGTTGGCCCTTGGACTATCCAAATTCTGGGCGATGGCCCCGAACGGGAGCGGCTGGAAAAAATGGGGCAGTGGTTGGGCATCAGCGGCCGGGTAACGTTTGACCAGAAAATGCCAACCCACCACCTGCCCCACTACTTTAGCGGCCTGGACATTTTGGTGCTGCCCTCCCTCAGCCGGGCCAATTGGAAAGAGCAATTTGGCCGGGTTCTGATTGAAGCTATGGCTTGCGACGTTATTCCCGTCGGCGCGCGCTCCGGGGCCATTCCAGAAGTTATTGGGGAGGCGGGCTTAACTTTTGCCGAGGGCGACGTAGAGGAATTGCGCGCTCAATTGCAAAGTTTGATTGATCACGTTGATCTGCGCGAAGAGTTGCGCAGCCGGGGACGCCAACGGGTTGTTGAAAATTACACTCAGGCTGCGGTGGCCCAAAATACGGCTAAGGTTTATCGTGATATTTTGGGAGAGGCAGGGCCGGGAATTGTCACTATTCCCGAAGAGGAAATGGTTATAGTTTAA
- a CDS encoding glycosyltransferase family 4 protein translates to MKVALNAWFWHNPSVGSGQYLKYLLPALLEADDSLEIILVSPKPIDTPSETNRLKFHHAPTPFPNQTSNVAKVWFEQVTFPRACQKLGVDVAHVPYFGSPLLPTAPTVVTIHDLIPMVLPEYRGSALVRLYTSLVAAAAPRAKLILADSEASKRDILQTLGVPNEQVRVVYLAPAPQFQPAQTWQQIANIKKKYNLPENFILSGMSGFDVRKNISALLHAYTWVSAALGEAYPLVLAGRLPQKDTPFFPDPRWMARALGIEEYIITPGWIAEQDRPLLYAAATVFIFPSRYEGFGLPVLEAMACGTPVVTTTAASLPELAGPAAFQVDPHDTKHLAAPLIRLCMDEALRREMVERGLAQVKKFSWQKTARQTLDAYRDLK, encoded by the coding sequence TTGAAAGTAGCCCTCAACGCCTGGTTTTGGCACAACCCTTCAGTCGGCAGCGGACAATACCTTAAATACCTGTTGCCCGCTTTGCTGGAGGCCGACGATAGTCTGGAAATCATCCTGGTTTCGCCCAAACCAATTGACACGCCATCAGAAACAAACCGGCTCAAATTTCATCACGCGCCCACGCCATTTCCCAACCAAACGTCCAATGTAGCCAAAGTGTGGTTTGAGCAGGTTACGTTTCCTCGTGCCTGCCAGAAGTTGGGGGTGGACGTGGCTCACGTCCCCTACTTTGGGTCGCCTCTTTTACCAACTGCGCCCACCGTGGTCACCATTCACGATCTCATCCCGATGGTGTTGCCTGAATATCGCGGCAGCGCGCTGGTGCGGCTCTATACCTCTTTGGTTGCCGCGGCCGCGCCACGCGCCAAGCTCATCCTGGCCGACTCTGAAGCCAGCAAGCGGGATATTTTGCAAACACTCGGCGTGCCCAACGAACAGGTGCGCGTAGTCTACCTGGCGCCCGCGCCGCAATTTCAACCCGCCCAAACCTGGCAGCAGATTGCAAACATCAAAAAGAAATACAATCTGCCGGAGAATTTTATTCTGAGCGGTATGTCTGGTTTTGATGTTCGCAAAAACATCAGCGCCCTGCTGCACGCCTACACCTGGGTCAGCGCCGCGCTGGGTGAGGCGTATCCCCTGGTTCTGGCCGGACGGCTGCCCCAAAAAGATACGCCCTTCTTCCCCGATCCCCGGTGGATGGCGCGTGCATTGGGGATTGAAGAATACATTATCACCCCCGGCTGGATTGCCGAGCAAGACCGGCCCCTGCTTTACGCGGCGGCCACCGTATTTATCTTCCCTTCTCGCTACGAGGGTTTTGGCCTGCCGGTGCTGGAAGCAATGGCCTGCGGCACGCCGGTGGTCACCACCACCGCGGCCTCCCTGCCCGAATTGGCCGGCCCGGCCGCTTTTCAGGTTGACCCGCATGATACCAAACACCTGGCCGCGCCTCTCATTCGCCTCTGCATGGATGAGGCGTTACGCCGGGAAATGGTTGAGCGGGGTTTGGCTCAAGTTAAAAAATTCAGTTGGCAAAAAACGGCCCGGCAAACCCTGGATGCCTATCGAGACCTAAAATAG
- a CDS encoding bifunctional nuclease family protein, producing the protein MIEVKIDSIRVSLMSQHRVVVLKEIDAERYLPIWIGPFEADAITVQLQEIQVARPLTHDLLKSIIDEMGASISHIMVSELKNDTFYARIVMDINGDSMEIDARPSDAIALAVRAHAPLFVAEEVMELASIVPEPALEEVQPDGETAPLSKEEEEQLSIFRDFINELDLDDLEKN; encoded by the coding sequence ATGATCGAAGTCAAAATAGACAGTATTCGTGTCAGTTTGATGTCACAACACCGGGTCGTTGTTTTGAAAGAAATAGATGCCGAACGTTATCTTCCTATCTGGATTGGCCCGTTTGAGGCTGATGCTATCACCGTACAGTTGCAGGAGATTCAGGTAGCCCGCCCCCTTACCCATGACTTATTGAAGAGTATCATTGACGAAATGGGCGCTTCTATCTCTCATATTATGGTGAGCGAATTAAAGAACGATACTTTCTATGCTCGCATTGTGATGGACATCAATGGTGACAGCATGGAAATTGATGCCCGTCCCAGCGATGCCATTGCTTTGGCGGTGCGCGCCCATGCGCCGCTGTTTGTGGCCGAAGAAGTAATGGAACTGGCTTCCATTGTCCCGGAGCCGGCTCTGGAAGAAGTTCAGCCGGATGGCGAAACAGCGCCTCTCTCGAAGGAAGAAGAAGAACAACTCTCTATCTTTCGAGATTTTATCAATGAACTTGATTTAGACGACCTGGAAAAGAATTAA